A portion of the Sebastes fasciatus isolate fSebFas1 chromosome 2, fSebFas1.pri, whole genome shotgun sequence genome contains these proteins:
- the snrpa1 gene encoding U2 small nuclear ribonucleoprotein A', giving the protein MVKLSAELIEQAAQYTNPVRDRELDLRGYKIPVLENLGATLDQFDTVDFSDNEVRKLDGFPLLKRLKTLLMNNNRICRIGENLEQSLPSLTELVLTNNNIQELGDLDPLATVKTLSLLSLLRNPVTNKKHYRLYVISKIPQIRVLDFQKVKLKERQEAEKMFKGKRGAQLAKDIARRTKTFTPGVAAQSEKKKTGPSQADVEAIKNAIANASSLAEVERLKGMLQAGQIPGRDLRQGPADMVEEEEEEEEEEEEEEEGDTAQMESHKDGGSGEEMNEGEQEDEEEDMDEEPQVNGS; this is encoded by the exons ATGGTGAAACTATCTGCGGAGCTAATCGAGCAGGCTGCTCAGTATACCAACCCTGTGAGAGACCGGGAGCTGGACCTACGAG GTTATAAAATCCCAGTGCTTGAAAATCTTGGAGCTACTCTGGACCAGTTTGACACTGTCGACTTCTCTGATAATGAAGTCCGAAAACTGGACGGCTTTCCTCTGCTCAAAAGACTGAAAACATTGCTAATGAACAACAACAGGATCTG TCGCATAGGTGAGAATCTGGAGCAATCTCTGCCGAGTCTGACGGAACTGGTTCTCACAAACAATAACATTCAGGAGCTG GGTGACTTGGACCCACTGGCCACAGTGAAGACATTGTCCCTTCTCAG CTTGTTAAGGAATCCAGTGACAAACAAGAAGCATTACAGGCTCTATGTCATCAGCAAAATCCCACAGATCCGCGTGCTCGACTTCCAGAAGGTAAAGCTCAAG GAACGCCAGGAGGCAGAGAAAATGTTCAAGGGCAAACGAGGTGCTCAACTTGCAAAGGATATTGCCAGGCGAACGAAAAC ATTCACTCCTGGAGTGGCAGCACAgtctgagaagaagaagacgggcCCGTCTCAAGCAGATGTGGAAGCCATCAAg AATGCTATCGCTAATGCTTCATCGCTGGCAGAGGTGGAGAGGTTGAAAGGGATGCTGCAGGCCGGTCAGATACCAGGACGAGATCTGAGACAAG GTCCAGCTGACATGgtcgaggaggaggaagaagaagaagaagaagaggaggaggaagaagagggtgaCACTGCACAGATGGAGTCACATAAGGACGGAGGCTCAGGAGAGGAGATGAATGAGGGTGAAcaagaggatgaagaagaagacatgGATGAAGAGCCACAAGTTAATGGCTCCTGA